The following proteins are co-located in the Microplitis demolitor isolate Queensland-Clemson2020A chromosome 3, iyMicDemo2.1a, whole genome shotgun sequence genome:
- the LOC103571608 gene encoding transcription initiation factor TFIID subunit 7 → MRRQPDIPSNLNVKMHRHNPDYNKNRTAEPQVELESQFILRLPEEPAKVLREVLQSGLPLKDRLSIKIENDMRYGEVRFDHWLLHAKVVDLPTVVESLKTIDNKSFYKTADICQTVICKEEDDHTTDDESPVRQKKKDPNKVDRKFLWPHGLTPPTKNIRRRRFRKTLKKKYVEAPEIEKEVKRLLRVDNDAVEVKWEVICEDEDSTKTNKISNSGTVKGKRDANGSSQNVDVAEHDIFGEAVSDSEDEDEETNINVMELDETSRLSADSRVSDSNSMQVGFSERSGQDTNTCSQLLTEFSKDMFPSQTSDEQDNKSSIEGVQKVPKIEDFHSEYIIPDDSETPSMSTNKGSLSSRLVTLHNELAEIRQRKQQQEAEIANIDNLKLRQRFQEILDNLGIQEEQKVQEIQELELASKYAIE, encoded by the exons ATGCGGCGCCAACCGGACATCCCGA gtAACTTAAATGTGAAAATGCACAGACATAATCcagattacaataaaaatcgTACGGCTGAACCGCAGGTTGAATTGGAAAGTCAGTTTATATTACGACTACCAgag GAACCAGCGAAAGTTTTAAGAGAAGTCTTGCAGTCGGGATTGCCGCTCAAAGATCGCTTGagcattaaaattgaaaatgacaTGAGATATGGAGAAGTTAGATTTGATCACTGGCTGTTACATGccaag GTCGTAGATTTGCCGACAGTTGTCGAGTCTTTGAAGACAATTGACAATAAGAGTTTTTACAAGACAGCTGATATTTGTCAG actGTAATTTGTAAAGAGGAAGATGATCATACGACAGATGATGAGTCACCGGTTagacaaaagaaaaaagatcCGAACAAagttgatagaaaatttttatggcctCATGGTTTGACGCCGCCGACAAAAAATATACGGAGACGGCGTTTTAGAAAGACACTGAAGAAAAAGTATGTCGAAGCTCCTGAGATTGAGAAGGAGGTCAAAAGGTTGTTGAGAGTTGACAACGATGCAGTTGAAGTTAAGTGGGAAGTTATCTGTGAGGATGAAGACAGCACGAAgactaataaaatatctaattcGGGTACTGTCAAAGGTAAACGAGATGCTAATGGATCATCGCAAAATGTTGATGTTG ctgAGCACGACATATTTGGTGAAGCTGTCAGTGATAGTGAGGACGAGGACGAAGAGACAAACATCAATGTCATGGAGCTGGATGAAACCAGCCGCCTGTCTGCTGACAGTCGTGTCTCAGACTCGAATTCAATGCAAGTTGGTTTCTCAGAACGTTCTGGACAGGACACCAACACATGCAGCCAATTGCTTACCGAATTCAGCAAAGATATGTTCCCCTCTCAGACTTCTGATGAGCAGGACAACAAATCTAGTATTGAAGGAGTTCAAAAAGTACCCAAGATTGAAGACTTTCATTCAGAGTACATTATTCCTGATGATTCTGAGACACCATCAATGTCTACCAACAAAG GTTCACTATCATCGCGTTTAGTCACACTCCACAATGAACTAGCGGAAATACGTCAACGTAAACAGCAGCAGGAAGCTGAAATAGCAAATATTGATAATCTTAAATTACGTCAGAGATTCCAAGAGATCCTCGACAACCTCGGGATACAGGAGGAGCAAAAAGTGCAAgag atcCAAGAATTAGAACTGGCGAGTAAGTACGCGATTGAATAA